One Syngnathoides biaculeatus isolate LvHL_M chromosome 4, ASM1980259v1, whole genome shotgun sequence DNA window includes the following coding sequences:
- the usp30 gene encoding ubiquitin carboxyl-terminal hydrolase 30, translating into MLWYRPENSDKLVREYLGTGPSVRNKMLKNWGVIGGVAAAIAAGVYVFWGPITEQKKRKRGMVPGLLNLGNTCFLNSLLQGLAACPSFIRWLERFSSSAPIQSGKEKKLSTTLLQLLRALSSIEPGDEDVLDAGCLLDVLRFYRWHISSFEEQDAHELFHVLTSSLEEERDRQPKVAHFFDMQSLESLPNQDKRTRTCKSRAPLHPIPSPWKFQHPFHGRLTSNMLCKRCEQQSPVRYDSFESLSLSIPLPQWGRPVSLDQCLQHFISSETIKEVECENCTKLQRGTRVNGQLVESQRTTFVKQLKLGKLPQCLCIHLQRLTWSGEGTPIKRQEHVQFTEFLSMDRYKHNAAAQASQRAKRAAKHQKAERSLKATEKPAANGTGAEHHNNNKAFANGNSPSVCFQSTCGSLTCDYHSSEYLFQVTAVLVHHGDMHSGHFVTYRRSPSPPCGSSPSASQWLWVSDDSVRRASLHEVLSSNAYMLFYERVRKQSAPSPSQD; encoded by the exons ATGTTGTGGTATCGACCGGAGAACTCGGATAAGCTTGTCAGAGAGTACCTTGGCACCGGACCGAGCGTCAG AAACAAGATGCTAAAAAACTGGGGTGTCATCGGCGGCGTAGCTGCTGCCATCGCAGCTGGCGTGTACGTTTTTTGGGGCCCAATCACCGAGCAAAAGAAGCGGAAGAGAG GTATGGTTCCGGGTCTGCTGAACCTGGGCAACACTTGCTTCCTGAACTCGTTGCTTCAGGGTCTGGCGGCCTGCCCGTCCTTCATCCGGTGGCTGGAGAGGTTTTCGAGCTCAGCCCCAATCCAGTCGGGTAAAGAAAAGAAGTTGTCCACAACGCTTCTCCAGCTTCTCAGAG CTCTTTCCAGTATTGAGCCTGGGGATGAAGATGTGCTGGATGCCGGCTGCTTGCTGGATGTTCTCAGATTTTACCGGTGGCACATCAGTTCATTTGAAGAGCAG GATGCCCACGAACTCTTTCACGTCCTAACGTCATCCCTTGAGGAGGAGAGGGACCGGCAGCCCAAAGTCGCGCACTTCTTTGACATGCAGTCCCTCGAG AGCCTTCCCAATCAAGATAAGAGAACACGGACATGCAAGAGTCGAG ctcctCTCCACCCGATTCCGAGCCCTTGGAAGTTTCAGCATCCTTTTCACGGCCGTTTAACGAGTAACATGCTGTGCAAACGCTGTGAGCAACAG agtCCCGTGCGATACGATTCCTTCGAAAGTCTCTCGTTATCGATCCCTTTACCTCAGTGG GGTCGACCGGTCTCGCTGGATCAGTGTCTCCAGCATTTCATCTCCTCGGAAACGATCAAGGAAGTCGAGTGTGAGAATTGCACCAAG ctTCAGCGAGGGACAAGAGTCAACGGACAGCTTGTGGAGAGTCAGCGGACCACATTTGTAAAACAGTTGAAATTAGGAAAA CTGCCCCAGTGCCTGTGCATCCATCTCCAAAGACTCACGTGGTCCGGCGAAGGAACTCCGATTAAAAGACAAGAGCACGTGCAATTCACGGAGTTTCTGTCGATGGACCGCTACAAACACAACGCTGCCGCGCAGGCGAGCCAGCGCGCCAAACGCGCGGCGAAGCACCAAAAGGCCGAACGTTCGCTCAAGGCGACGGAAAAGCCTGCTGCGAATGGCACAG gTGCGGAGCatcataacaacaacaaagcgtTCGCAAATGGGAACTCTCCATCCGTCTGTTTCCAGTCTACTTGTGGGAGCCTCACATGTGACTACCA CTCCTCGGAATACCTCTTCCAGGTCACGGCTGTGCTGGTCCACCACGGCGACATGCACTCGGGACACTTCGTAACGTACCGGCGCAGCCCCTCCCCGCCTTGCGGCTCCTCGCCGTCCGCCTCTCAGTGGCTGTGGGTGTCGGACGACTCGGTCCGCCGGGCCAGCCTGCACGAGGTGCTGTCCTCCAACGCTTACATGCTCTTCTACGAGAGAGTCCGGAAGCAGAGCGCGCCGTCGCCGTCGCAGGACTGA
- the alkbh2 gene encoding DNA oxidative demethylase ALKBH2 isoform X2, producing MVGGNRAKRKADGVNILQISAMEKFAHKCTCTDDAEIRPLKKLKRGEENVQEELADAEDEEFSDPVPWRKIESENLDCDYALLFTKEEADRLFQKLEEEVIYSTGEEAKVQVFGKVYDIPRKQATYGERGLTYTYSGVTRLACPWTPTLEYIRRSVGKITGHTFNFVLVNRYKDGQDHMGEHRDDEKELDPLSPIASVSLGAARDFVFRHRDARGKRSARRVEPVKLVLAHGSLLLMNPPTNTFWYHSLPVRKKVLLPRVNLTFRRILSTGNATSLTSTY from the exons ATGGTTGGGGGGAATCGTGCGAAACGCAAAGCGG ATGGTGTAAATATTCTTCAAATAAGTGCAATGGAGAAGTTTGCGCATAAATGTACATGCACCGATGACGCTGAAATAAGACCACTGAAGAAGTTGAAACGAGGGGAAGAAAATGTCCAGGAAGAGTTAGCAGATGCTGAGGATGAGGAATTTTCTGATCCTGTCCCTTGGCGAAAAATAGAATCCGAAAATCTCGACTGCGACTACGCTTTGCTCTTCACCAAGGAGGAAGCTGACCGACTTTTCCAAaagctggaggaggaggtgaTCTACTCCACAG GGGAAGAAGCAAAAGTGCAGGTGTTCGGAAAGGTGTACGACATCCCCAGGAAACAGGCAACGTACGGCGAGAGAGGACTGACGTACACTTATTCCGGAGTGACGCGTCTGGCCTGCCCGTGGACGCCCACCTTGGAATACATTCGCCGTTCTGTCGGCAAAATAACGGGACACACGTTCAATTTTGTCCTGGTCAACAG GTACAAAGACGGCCAGGACCACATGGGTGAGCACCGGGATGACGAGAAGGAGCTCGACCCCCTGTCGCCCATCGCCTCGGTCTCGCTCGGCGCCGCGCGGGATTTCGTTTTCCGCCACCGGGACGCGCGAGGGAAACGGAGTGCTCGGCGCGTCGAGCCCGTCAAGCTGGTGCTGGCCCACGGGAGTCTGCTCCTCATGAACCCGCCCACCAACACCTTCTGGTACCACAGCCTCCCCGTTCGAAAGAAAGTCCTTCTGCCTCGCGTCAACCTCACGTTTCGACGCATCCTGTCCACCGGCAACGCCACGTCCTTGACATCTActtattaa
- the alkbh2 gene encoding DNA oxidative demethylase ALKBH2 isoform X1, whose translation MQMSCEAFTIHRDFCNTQDGKTTALVDGVNILQISAMEKFAHKCTCTDDAEIRPLKKLKRGEENVQEELADAEDEEFSDPVPWRKIESENLDCDYALLFTKEEADRLFQKLEEEVIYSTGEEAKVQVFGKVYDIPRKQATYGERGLTYTYSGVTRLACPWTPTLEYIRRSVGKITGHTFNFVLVNRYKDGQDHMGEHRDDEKELDPLSPIASVSLGAARDFVFRHRDARGKRSARRVEPVKLVLAHGSLLLMNPPTNTFWYHSLPVRKKVLLPRVNLTFRRILSTGNATSLTSTY comes from the exons ATGCAGATGAGCTGTGAGGCGTTCACGATACATCGGGATTTTTGCAACACTCAG GACGGCAAAACCACAGCACTTGTCG ATGGTGTAAATATTCTTCAAATAAGTGCAATGGAGAAGTTTGCGCATAAATGTACATGCACCGATGACGCTGAAATAAGACCACTGAAGAAGTTGAAACGAGGGGAAGAAAATGTCCAGGAAGAGTTAGCAGATGCTGAGGATGAGGAATTTTCTGATCCTGTCCCTTGGCGAAAAATAGAATCCGAAAATCTCGACTGCGACTACGCTTTGCTCTTCACCAAGGAGGAAGCTGACCGACTTTTCCAAaagctggaggaggaggtgaTCTACTCCACAG GGGAAGAAGCAAAAGTGCAGGTGTTCGGAAAGGTGTACGACATCCCCAGGAAACAGGCAACGTACGGCGAGAGAGGACTGACGTACACTTATTCCGGAGTGACGCGTCTGGCCTGCCCGTGGACGCCCACCTTGGAATACATTCGCCGTTCTGTCGGCAAAATAACGGGACACACGTTCAATTTTGTCCTGGTCAACAG GTACAAAGACGGCCAGGACCACATGGGTGAGCACCGGGATGACGAGAAGGAGCTCGACCCCCTGTCGCCCATCGCCTCGGTCTCGCTCGGCGCCGCGCGGGATTTCGTTTTCCGCCACCGGGACGCGCGAGGGAAACGGAGTGCTCGGCGCGTCGAGCCCGTCAAGCTGGTGCTGGCCCACGGGAGTCTGCTCCTCATGAACCCGCCCACCAACACCTTCTGGTACCACAGCCTCCCCGTTCGAAAGAAAGTCCTTCTGCCTCGCGTCAACCTCACGTTTCGACGCATCCTGTCCACCGGCAACGCCACGTCCTTGACATCTActtattaa
- the alkbh2 gene encoding DNA oxidative demethylase ALKBH2 isoform X3, with amino-acid sequence MEKFAHKCTCTDDAEIRPLKKLKRGEENVQEELADAEDEEFSDPVPWRKIESENLDCDYALLFTKEEADRLFQKLEEEVIYSTGEEAKVQVFGKVYDIPRKQATYGERGLTYTYSGVTRLACPWTPTLEYIRRSVGKITGHTFNFVLVNRYKDGQDHMGEHRDDEKELDPLSPIASVSLGAARDFVFRHRDARGKRSARRVEPVKLVLAHGSLLLMNPPTNTFWYHSLPVRKKVLLPRVNLTFRRILSTGNATSLTSTY; translated from the exons ATGGAGAAGTTTGCGCATAAATGTACATGCACCGATGACGCTGAAATAAGACCACTGAAGAAGTTGAAACGAGGGGAAGAAAATGTCCAGGAAGAGTTAGCAGATGCTGAGGATGAGGAATTTTCTGATCCTGTCCCTTGGCGAAAAATAGAATCCGAAAATCTCGACTGCGACTACGCTTTGCTCTTCACCAAGGAGGAAGCTGACCGACTTTTCCAAaagctggaggaggaggtgaTCTACTCCACAG GGGAAGAAGCAAAAGTGCAGGTGTTCGGAAAGGTGTACGACATCCCCAGGAAACAGGCAACGTACGGCGAGAGAGGACTGACGTACACTTATTCCGGAGTGACGCGTCTGGCCTGCCCGTGGACGCCCACCTTGGAATACATTCGCCGTTCTGTCGGCAAAATAACGGGACACACGTTCAATTTTGTCCTGGTCAACAG GTACAAAGACGGCCAGGACCACATGGGTGAGCACCGGGATGACGAGAAGGAGCTCGACCCCCTGTCGCCCATCGCCTCGGTCTCGCTCGGCGCCGCGCGGGATTTCGTTTTCCGCCACCGGGACGCGCGAGGGAAACGGAGTGCTCGGCGCGTCGAGCCCGTCAAGCTGGTGCTGGCCCACGGGAGTCTGCTCCTCATGAACCCGCCCACCAACACCTTCTGGTACCACAGCCTCCCCGTTCGAAAGAAAGTCCTTCTGCCTCGCGTCAACCTCACGTTTCGACGCATCCTGTCCACCGGCAACGCCACGTCCTTGACATCTActtattaa
- the unga gene encoding uracil DNA glycosylase a: MFAVVSPVRLLLSSGIAFHNSYRRSDDMIGQRTINSFFSTLSKKTSCKDLNKAEKDAKESNKRKSSELEPEPSVSRSAPLSQEQLDLIARNKKAALQKLCAGRTPPGFAETWQKALEAEFGKPYFKQLIQFVDEERKCHTVFPPADDVFTWTQMCEVRDVKVVILGQDPYHGPNQAHGLCFSVKRPVPPPPSLENMYKELANDIEGFQHPGHGDLSGWAKQGVLLLNAVLTVRAHQANSHKDKGWETFTDAVVHWLSDNLEGLVFVLWGAYAQKKGATINRRRHHILQTAHPSPLSAHRGFFGCKHFSKANELLEKSGKSPVDWKAL, encoded by the exons ATGTTCGCGGTCGTCTCGCCGGTGCGACTTTTACTTTCTTCCGGCATTGCTTTTCATAATTCATACCGCCGGAGCGACGACATGATCGGCCAAAGGACTATTAATTCCTTTTTCTCAACGCTCTCCAAGAAGACGTCTTGCAAAGACTTAAACAAAGCCGAGAAGGATGCTAAGGAGTCG AACAAGCGCAAGTCCTCGGAGCTCGAACCGGAGCCCTCCGTTTCCCGGTCGGCTCCTCTGTCTCAGGAGCAGCTGGACCTGATCGCGCGTAACAAGAAGGCGGCGTTGCAGAAGCTCTGTGCCGGTCGGACTCCTCCGGGCTTTGCGGAGACCTGGCAAAAGGCCCTGGAAGCTGAGTTTGGGAAACCTTATTTCAAACAG TTGATCCAGTTTGTCGACGAAGAGCGGAAATGCCACACCGTCTTCCCGCCCGCCGACGATGTCTTCACCTGGACACAAATGTGTGAAGTCCGCGAC GTGAAAGTGGTGATCCTCGGTCAGGACCCGTATCATGGTCCAAACCAAGCCCACGGATTGTGTTTCAGTGTCAAACGTCCTGTGCCTCCCCCTCCCAG TTTGGAAAATATGTACAAGGAGCTGGCGAACGACATCGAAGGCTTCCAGCACCCCGGGCACGGAGATCTAAGCGGCTGGGCCAAACAAG GTGTGTTGTTGCTCAACGCCGTGCTGACGGTGCGTGCGCACCAGGCCAACTCGCACAAAGACAAGGGCTGGGAAACGTTCACCGACGCCGTGGTGCACTGGCTCAGCGACAATCTGGAGGGGCTGGTGTTCGTCCTGTGGGGGGCGTACGCTCAGAAGAAGGGAGCCACGATTAACCGG CGACGACACCACATCCTGCAGACGGCGCATCCTTCTCCCCTGTCGGCTCATCGCGGATTCTTTGGCTGCAAGCATTTCTCCAAGGCCAATGAGCTGCTGGAGAAATCTGGGAAGTCACCCGTTGACTGGAAGGCACTTTAG
- the pxmp2 gene encoding peroxisomal membrane protein 2, translated as MPVRSAPLRDVSIHYRLLHRYLFLLKKYPIVTKSVTSGILSALGNFLSQILEARKKSQSDACGQGIDTAGAARFAIFGLLVTGPLSHYFYHLMETWMPATESYCALKRLLLDRLLFAPGFLMIFFLVMNILEAKGLNDFLKKIKGSYWTALKMNWKVWTPFQFINVNFVPVEFRVLFANTIALFWYAYLATVRK; from the exons ATGCCCGTGCGAAGCGCGCCGCTCCGGGACGTGTCGATTCACTATCGTTTACTTCATCGGTATCTTTTTCTCCTGAAGAAATATCCAATCGTGACGAAATCCGTCACAAG CGGCATCCTGTCGGCCTTGGGAAATTTTCTTTCTCAGATTTTGGAGGCAAGAAAGAAATCCCAAAGTGATGCTTGCGGCCAAGGGATTGACACAGCTGGAGCTGCACGCTTCGCCATTTTTGG GTTGTTGGTGACTGGACCGCTCAGCCATTACTTTTACCATCTGATGGAGACGTGGATGCCGGCGACGGAGTCGTACTGCGCGCTCAAACGTCTGCTGTTGGATCGGCTCCTTTTTGCTCCCGGCTTCCTGATGATTTTCTTCTTGGTTATGAACATCCTGGAG GCGAAAGGGTTGAATGACTTTTTAAAGAAGATTAAAGGAAGTTACTGGACCGCTTTGAAGATGAACTGGAAAGTTTGGACTCCTTTCCAGTTCATCAACGTCAACTTTGTGCCTGTTGAG TTCCGAGTGCTATTCGCCAACACCATCGCCTTATTTTGGTACGCTTACCTCGCGACGGTGAGAAAGTGA
- the gatc gene encoding glutamyl-tRNA(Gln) amidotransferase subunit C, mitochondrial — MLNCVAFGRTWRKVSHKVTSAQCCFSKNGYWGSSLERVRRCCRRCPVANGTRESSSQPHNSKVPAAATWEPIAEDQLPPPTRVAADLVDKLERLALVDFRTKEGVACLEEAIRFADQLHVVDTAGVEPMDSVLEDRVLYLRDDTVMEGNHAEELLQLPKNTVEDYYVAPPGNIPLPKREERAAMLKHSDF; from the exons ATGCTAAACTGCGTCGCTTTCGGACGAACGTGGCGCAAAGTGTCACATAAAGTCACTTCCGCCCAATGTTGTTTTTCGAAAAATGGCTACTGGGGGTCAAGTCTCGAGCGCGTAAGGAGATGTTGTCGCCGCTGTCCGGTTGCTAACGGGACGCGTGAATCCAGTTCCCAGCCACACAACTCGAAG gTGCCGGCAGCTGCAACCTGGGAGCCGATAGCAGAGGACCAGCTGCCCCCG CCGACACGAGTCGCGGCCGACCTGGTGGACAAACTTGAGCGCTTGGCCTTGGTGGACTTCCGCACCAAAGAGGGCGTGGCCTGTTTGGAGGAGGCCATCCGATTCGCGGACCAGCTTCACGTCGTCGACACCGCGGGAGTGGAGCCGATGGATTCGGTTCTGGAGGACAG GGTTTTATATTTGAGAGATGACACGGTGATGGAAGGCAACCACGCAGAAGAACTTCTGCAGCTCCCCAAGAACACAGTGGAAGATTATTACGTGGCTCCACCAG GAAATATTCCGTTACCAAAGCGGGAGGAGCGGGCTGCCATGTTGAAACACTCCGACTTCTGA